The sequence ATGACGGAAGTCGCCTTCATGGGCAAATCGCTGTTTAACGAAGGTGGTCAGAACCCGCTTGAGCCGGCCATGCTGGGCTGCGCGATCCTGACGGGCGGCCATGTCCAGAATTTCCGTGACTCCTATCAGTTGCTCGCCCGCCGCGGCAGCGCCCGCATGGTGCGCGATACCGAGATGCTGGCGCGCGGCGTGCATTATTTGCTCACTAACGACACGGCACGACGCGGTATGATCGACGCCGGCTTCGCAGCCGTGCATGAAATGCGAGGCGCGCTGGCCGCAACGGTCAAGGGCCTGGAGCCCTATATCAATCCGCTTTCGGTCAAGGCGCGGCTGATGCCGAAGACGATGGCGAACGGATAAGAAGGGAAGGGTATGACAGCGGCGAAGCTGGGAGCGATTGCGGGCATTCTTTTCGACAAGGACGGCACGTTGCTCGACTATGATCAGAGCTGGTTGCCGGTCAATCGCGAGCTTGCCAGGATCGCTGCTCAGGACGATCCCATTCTTGCCGATCATCTTCTCTCCGCCTGCGGCATGGATCCGATCACCGGCCACATCGTGCCGGATAGCCTGCTTGCGGCAGGTAACACCCGGCAGATTTCCGAGGGCCTGGTGGCTGCCGGCTCGAAAGTGGATGTCGCGGAGCTGGTGGAAAAACTCGACGCGCTTTTTGCGCATGCGGCCGATTTCTCCTCGCCTGTCACCGATCTCGCTGCCTTTTTCCAGCGCCTGCATGAGCGTGGCTACAAGCTTGGCGTTGCCTCCAGCGACAATGAGCGCTCCATCCGTCAGACCGCGCGCCGCTTCGGCTTCATCGACTATATCGATTACATCGCCGGCTATGATAGCGGCTTCGGCACGAAGCCGGAGCCGGGCATGGTGCTCGGCTTCTACGCGGCGACCGGTCTTTCGCCGGCACAGGTCGCTGTCGTCGGCGACAACAATCACGACCTCCATATGGGGCGCAATGCTGGTGTCGGCCTGACCGTCGGCGTGCTGACAGGCACCGGCTCGCGCGAAACGCTGACGGCCGCATCGGATTATTGCCTCAACAACATTACCGAGCTTGAAAGCCTGCTCATGCCTGTGGCGCAATCGGCCTGATCCCGGCAATGGCTTGCTTTTTCATGCAATTTGCCCTTTCTTGCCGGTTGGTCGCAGGCACAGGAATAGGGCTGGATTAGACGCATGGTATCGGAAGCCCCACCTTTCTGGTGGCGAAAGCCGGATTGGCGTGCCTGGGGGCTCTCACCCTTTTCCTTCCTGTATGGCCGTATCGCCGGACATCGCATGGTGCATGGCAAACGGGCCTCCGTGCCAGTGCCGGTCATCTGTGTCGGTAATTTCACGGTCGGCGGTGCCGGCAAGACGCCGACGGCGCTTGCGCTCGCCCAGGCTGCCAAAGCCAAGGGGCTGAAGCCAGGGTTCCTCAGCCGCGGCTATGGCGGCTCGCTCGATGTCACGACGGTCGTCGACCCTTCGCATCATCATGCCACGGCCGTCGGCGATGAGCCGCTGCTGCTTGCCCGCGAGGCGCTGACAGTCATTGCCCGTCGCCGCGCCGATGGTGCGGAAAGGCTCGTGCGCGAAGGGGCTGATCTCATTATCATGGATGACGGCTTCCAGAGCGCGCAGATTGCGATCGACTATGCCCTTGTGGTGGTCGATGCCGGCAGGGGCATCGGCAATGGCCACCTGGTTCCAGGCGGTCCGGTGCGTGCGCCGCTGCGCACGCAGCTCCTCTATGCATCTGGCCTGCTGAAAGTCGGTGAAGGCACCGCCGCCGATCGCGTTGTGCGTCTTGCGGCAAGGGCGGGGAAGCCTTTCTTTTCAGCGAGCGTCAGAGTGCGTGGGCATGAGGATTTGCGCGGACGTAAGGTGCTTGCCTTCGCCGGCATCGCCGATCCCGCCAAGTTCTTCCGCACGGTCGAGACGCTGGGGGCTGAGATCGCCGTCCGGCGCAGCTTCGGAGATCACGAACATCCCGGCGAAGACGACGTCTCCGACATGCTCGACATAGCCGCGCGCGAAGGGCTGGAGATCGTCACCACGTCGAAGGACTACGTGCGCCTGATCGGCCATCATGGCCGCGCCGACGAACTGCTGCAGCGCTGTAGGGTGATGGAGATCGATATGGTCTTTGACGATCCCCAGGCCCCAGCCCTGATTATCGACAGGGCCATTGCAGCCGCACGAGAGCGGCGCTTGGGGGAAAAGCGCAATAGCAAAGCGGCCTAGGGCCATGTCTGGTTATTCAGCGAGAGAAATCAGCGCTTCTGGTTGGGTAGCGCGCCGGCGCGCTTTTCGGCTTCGAGCGAAGTGATGACGTCGGCATAGGGCTCCTGCCGGGCAACACTCCAATAGCGCAGCTCATCGAGCGCAATATGCTTGCCGGTCATGGCGCAGACGACATAGGAACCCGGCATCAGGATCTGGAAATCGCCGTCGAGGTAGCGAATTTTCGCCTCGCGATTTCCATGTCCTTCAAAAAGATTCATCTGATGCCCGTCCTTGATCCGTCCTATCCATTTGCCATACCGCACTACAGCGGCGCGCGTCAAATATGACGCGTAAAGATCGCTGCGGCAGGAGCGGCTTCCAGCCTATTTTCCGGAAAAGTTCCTTTTGGAAACGGCTGAGGTCAGCTGCGCCCGAACAGCCGCTCGATGTCTGTGAGCTTCAATTCTATATAGGTCGGCCTGCCGTGATTGCATTGTCCGGAGCCCGGCGTCGCCTCCATTTGTCGCAAAAGTGCATTCATCTCCTCCGGACGCAGGCGCCGGCCGGACCGTACCGAGCCGTGGCAGGCCATGGTCGCGGCCACATATTCCAGCTTGGCGGCAAGGCCTGACGCCGTATCCCATTCGGCGATCTCGTCGGCCAGTTGCCGAACCAGGCCCTGTGCGTCGACCTCGCCGAGCATGGCCGGCGTTTCCCTGACGGCGACTGCGCCCGGCCCGAACCGTTCGATGGCGAGGCCGAGTTCGCCGAGCTCTTCGGCAAACACCATCAGCCGGTCGCAATCCTCTTCTGGCAGGTCGACGATCTCGGGAATGAGCAGCACCTGCGAGGACAGCCGCTTCGAATGCAGGGCCTTGCGCATAGCTTCGAACACCAGCCGCTCGTGGGCGGCGTGCTGATCGACGATGACGAGCCCGTTTTCCGTCTGAGCGACGATGTAGTTCTCGTGCAATTGCGCTCGCGCGGCACCCAGCGGAAAGCGCGCCGGCTCCTGGGCTCGCATTGCTTCCACCGGGGGCGCCACTTCGGCGCGCGCGGTGGGCATGGCAAGGCCCTCGAAGGCGGCCTGCGGTCTTTCGGCAAATCCGTAGCCCGCGGGTGCCGCCGCTCGCTCATAAGGACGAGATGGCGAAGTTTCCGCCGTCCAAGGAGCCGCTGCCGGCGAGGGGCGCCAACCCGATTGGAAGCCGGAGCGGCCAGCGCTAAACGCCCGCAGCATGCCGTCCGCGCCGGTGGTGGCCGCACGATCGCCCTCGCGCGCCAGTGCCTCGCGCACAGCCCCGACGATCAGGCCGCGCACGAGACCGGGATCGCGGAAGCGCACATCGGATTTCGCCGGATGCACGTTGACGTCGACCAGCGCGGGGTCGAGCCTCAAGGAAAGGACGGCGACAGGATAACGTCCGGAGGGAATGGTTTCGGCATAGGCGCCGCGGATCGCCGACAGGATTAGTTTGTCCTGCACCGGCCGTCCGTTGACGAAGGCATACTGATGCGCGGAGTTGCCACGGTTGAAGGTCGGCACGCCGGCAAAACCGCTGAGGCTCACATCCTCGCGCACCGCATCGAGCGCGATGGCATTGTCCTTGAAATCGGCACCCAGTATCTGCGCCATGCGGGCGAGATGATCGTCGCCGGTCGCTGGAAATTCCAGCGTCGAGCGGTCGCTGCCCGATAGCACGAAGCGCACGCGCGGAAAGGCGATCGCCATTCGCTTGACGACCTCGGTGATCGCTGCTGCCTCCGCCTTTTCCGTTTTCAGGAATTTGAGACGCGCGGGCGTCGCGAAGAACAGGTCGCGCACCTCGACGATCGTGCCGGGATTGGCGGCGGCTGGGCGCAGATGCAGAACCTTGCCGCCGGCAACGGCGATCTCGGCGCCGCTGCTTGCTCCCGCTCTGCGGCTTGCAATCGAAAGCTTCGCCACCGAGCCGATGGAGGGCAGGGCCTCGCCGCGAAAGCCGAGGGTTCGAATGTCTTCCAACGTCTCGGAAATCTTCGAGGTACAGTGGCGCCGGACTGCGAGCTCCAGATCCGTCTCTTCCATGCCCGAGCCGTTGTCGGTCACTCTCAACAACGCCTTACCGCCGCCTGCGGTGGCGATCTCGATGCGGGTCGCACCAGCATCGAGCGCATTTTCGATCAGCTCCTTGGCCGCGCTTGCCGGGCGCTCGATGACTTCGCCGGCGGCGATCTGGTTGATCAGGGTCTCGGAAAGTTGCTTGATGGCCATGGCTGCATTCTCGTGGATTCGCGCCGGTGTGGAAAGAGGAAAGGCGATCCGCACGCGCTTACCCACTCGTTTCCCACCCGTGCTTTGTTGAGAAATTTAATCAATGTTTAAGGGAATGATGACAGGTTGCCGAGACAGAACTTGAAATGACCGCAGGTGGCGCGTTTCGTGCATGCTGACGGCTCTCGATGGCAGGTTGGTGGCCATCAGTCAAATGGAGCCAGGTGCCATCTGCTTCAAGTGCCAAGGCCAGCATGCAACTTCCACGAATTTGCCTTGCAGAGCGAATGCCGCTTTGTCGATTTGCCGTGTTGTGAAACTGGTTGAGTGTAGGAATCCGACGAATGACTGCCGACTTTGAAAAGGCAGCTTTGGCAATGACGACGGCTGATGCGCCTTTCGGCGGCAGTCTGCAAACGATGTTCTTCGATGCCCTTTGCGATGGTCTTTCCAGCGCCTTTTTCGCCTATGATAAGAACGACCTTTTATTATTCGCCAGCCGGCAGGTTCTGAACTTTTTCCCGATCGCGCCCAATTTCCTACAACCCTCGACGCGGCTGCGTGATTTTTTAGGCGCCGTTTTCGATAGCGATGTGCGCTATCAGCGCCCCCAGAGCAAAACGCCCGCCAACCGCGACGATTGGATATCGCAGCGCATAGCTTCGCATTGGCGTGAGCGCTTCGAGACCACCGAGCATTTTGCCGACGACCGCTGGGTGCGCGTCCTCAACCGACGGCTATCCTCGGGTATCGGTTTCTGCATCATCTCCGATGTGTCCGAAGCCAGGAAACGGGAAGAGCAATGGCGCGTCGATATAGAGCGCGTGCAGCTGACCGAGGATATTCTCGACAATTTGCCCTTTCCGGTTTTCGTCAAGGACCAGAATCTCGTCTATGTCGCGGTCAACCGGGCATTCTGCGACAAGTACCAGACGGCGGCGGACGAAGTGCGCGGTCGCAAGAGCATCGATATCTTCTCCACCGACCTCGCCAATCGCTTTCATGAGAGCGACCGGCATGTGATCGAGACCGGCGAAATGTCGATCTCCCGGCAGCGCCAGATTGCGCGTGACGGCGTCGAGCGCGATATCGTCACCCGCAAGCAGCGCATCGGCAAGCCCGGCCGCTATTTCCTGGTCAGCACCATGCAGGATCTGCCCAAGGATGGCGGCGACTTCGACGAGTTCGCGCTGGCATCGAGCATCCGGGAAAACAGCGATCGCTCCTATCGCCGTGCCTATGTTCCGATGGTTGCGCTGCAGACCATTTCTCGCCGTCCGGCCGCCATGGAAACCTTCGTTCCGGAGAATTTCAACGGCCGCAAGGTGCTCGTCGTCACGCCGGATTTCGCTGCCGAAACGGCAGCTCTGAAGACGCTCGAGAAATATGGCTTCGAAGCCTGCGTCGTTCACAACGAGAATGAAGAGGCGGCTTTTCTGGACGTGGCGAGCGCGCATGGCGTCAAGATCGACCTGGTCATCGTCGACAACCAGCTCGGCAAGCGCGGGATTGAGCTGGCCGAACGGCAGAACCTTACCGCGCTGTCGCTGAACGGATCGCAGCTTGCAACCGAGCTTGCCTTCCTGATCGCGCGTCATTTCAATCGCAACATCCGTGGCGAACTGGGCGAGATCGTCGAACCCGGGCTTGCATCCGAATGGCGGCGTGCGGCCGGTGAGGAGCGCCGGGCGCAAATCCTGGTCGCTGAAGACAA comes from Rhizobium tropici CIAT 899 and encodes:
- a CDS encoding DUF2093 domain-containing protein — protein: MNLFEGHGNREAKIRYLDGDFQILMPGSYVVCAMTGKHIALDELRYWSVARQEPYADVITSLEAEKRAGALPNQKR
- a CDS encoding response regulator, producing the protein MTADFEKAALAMTTADAPFGGSLQTMFFDALCDGLSSAFFAYDKNDLLLFASRQVLNFFPIAPNFLQPSTRLRDFLGAVFDSDVRYQRPQSKTPANRDDWISQRIASHWRERFETTEHFADDRWVRVLNRRLSSGIGFCIISDVSEARKREEQWRVDIERVQLTEDILDNLPFPVFVKDQNLVYVAVNRAFCDKYQTAADEVRGRKSIDIFSTDLANRFHESDRHVIETGEMSISRQRQIARDGVERDIVTRKQRIGKPGRYFLVSTMQDLPKDGGDFDEFALASSIRENSDRSYRRAYVPMVALQTISRRPAAMETFVPENFNGRKVLVVTPDFAAETAALKTLEKYGFEACVVHNENEEAAFLDVASAHGVKIDLVIVDNQLGKRGIELAERQNLTALSLNGSQLATELAFLIARHFNRNIRGELGEIVEPGLASEWRRAAGEERRAQILVAEDNDINQIVFSQILEGLGYSYVIAASGDEAVRLWQEHRPELILMDISLPGPNGFESTRLIRGAEKGSGTHTPIIGVLTQAFERDRKECAEVGMDDVILKPVSPDIIETVFQKYMRGALKAQNR
- the lpxK gene encoding tetraacyldisaccharide 4'-kinase, whose translation is MVSEAPPFWWRKPDWRAWGLSPFSFLYGRIAGHRMVHGKRASVPVPVICVGNFTVGGAGKTPTALALAQAAKAKGLKPGFLSRGYGGSLDVTTVVDPSHHHATAVGDEPLLLAREALTVIARRRADGAERLVREGADLIIMDDGFQSAQIAIDYALVVVDAGRGIGNGHLVPGGPVRAPLRTQLLYASGLLKVGEGTAADRVVRLAARAGKPFFSASVRVRGHEDLRGRKVLAFAGIADPAKFFRTVETLGAEIAVRRSFGDHEHPGEDDVSDMLDIAAREGLEIVTTSKDYVRLIGHHGRADELLQRCRVMEIDMVFDDPQAPALIIDRAIAAARERRLGEKRNSKAA
- a CDS encoding HAD family hydrolase; the encoded protein is MTAAKLGAIAGILFDKDGTLLDYDQSWLPVNRELARIAAQDDPILADHLLSACGMDPITGHIVPDSLLAAGNTRQISEGLVAAGSKVDVAELVEKLDALFAHAADFSSPVTDLAAFFQRLHERGYKLGVASSDNERSIRQTARRFGFIDYIDYIAGYDSGFGTKPEPGMVLGFYAATGLSPAQVAVVGDNNHDLHMGRNAGVGLTVGVLTGTGSRETLTAASDYCLNNITELESLLMPVAQSA
- the mutL gene encoding DNA mismatch repair endonuclease MutL; translated protein: MAIKQLSETLINQIAAGEVIERPASAAKELIENALDAGATRIEIATAGGGKALLRVTDNGSGMEETDLELAVRRHCTSKISETLEDIRTLGFRGEALPSIGSVAKLSIASRRAGASSGAEIAVAGGKVLHLRPAAANPGTIVEVRDLFFATPARLKFLKTEKAEAAAITEVVKRMAIAFPRVRFVLSGSDRSTLEFPATGDDHLARMAQILGADFKDNAIALDAVREDVSLSGFAGVPTFNRGNSAHQYAFVNGRPVQDKLILSAIRGAYAETIPSGRYPVAVLSLRLDPALVDVNVHPAKSDVRFRDPGLVRGLIVGAVREALAREGDRAATTGADGMLRAFSAGRSGFQSGWRPSPAAAPWTAETSPSRPYERAAAPAGYGFAERPQAAFEGLAMPTARAEVAPPVEAMRAQEPARFPLGAARAQLHENYIVAQTENGLVIVDQHAAHERLVFEAMRKALHSKRLSSQVLLIPEIVDLPEEDCDRLMVFAEELGELGLAIERFGPGAVAVRETPAMLGEVDAQGLVRQLADEIAEWDTASGLAAKLEYVAATMACHGSVRSGRRLRPEEMNALLRQMEATPGSGQCNHGRPTYIELKLTDIERLFGRS